A region of Myxococcales bacterium DNA encodes the following proteins:
- a CDS encoding dihydropteroate synthase translates to MFDKIIKKRPVIMDGAIGTTLALMGSDSPCSVLLNLSDPELVKKLHVDYLKAGSDIVLTNTFEGSSIALAEHSASAEFENINREAVKIARKALSDFGGNDKFIAGDIGPTSKLPTISHISFHDLYESYLSQASIMIDEGVDLIYIETCQDPLQFKAALAASRAALAKYKKNIPILVSITIESSGKMLLGTEIDAALYCASPYRPFAFGLNCGLGPQGMRQHLAGLSERSPFHLICKPNAGTPGSEGGRAIYRMSAADFASELYDYALRYKVSFVGGCCGTTPDHIAKLSSLVKGCGRFSARRNYPEVIAGVSSLYRALDFDQEPPPFIVAEQTNVNGSKKFREMLEHDNFDAMVSMIGEAAASSHALDICLELPGRDEVQGFCRLVPQAALKSEIPFMIDSTNPDVIEEALSRIPGRSIINSINLGDGGGKASHILSLAKKYGAAVVALVIDEDGMATDAKKKIAVAQRLVKICEDHGLGRESLFIDPLTFTLASGDAGLVKSASETLAAIPLIKKKLKGVRTILGVSNVSFGLRQPGRKYLTSVFLYRAIRAGLDAAIINPSGILPYASIPKEKTRLCDSLIDGKKASALSDFMKGMGDVVPSEVVLQGTSKKISKEDRLRGKIISGDRSEIVEIVDDLVASGTDPQHLIGSVLLPAMEGVGKRFGAGEIPLPFVLQSAEVMKKAIDAATKFLSGKTFEKKGKIVLATVMGDVHDIGKDLVDAILSNNGYEVINLGIKQPASAIMEAIEKSGADAIGLSGLLVSSTEIMRENLAEFRKNGISVPVLCGGAALKSSFVNEVLAREYSSRVYYCKDAFAGFEAMEKIMGRR, encoded by the coding sequence GTGTTCGATAAAATTATCAAAAAAAGACCTGTCATCATGGATGGAGCCATAGGGACGACTCTCGCCCTCATGGGATCCGATTCCCCGTGCAGCGTCCTGCTCAATCTTTCAGATCCTGAACTCGTGAAGAAACTGCATGTAGATTACCTCAAGGCCGGCTCCGATATCGTACTCACCAACACCTTCGAGGGTTCGAGCATTGCGCTTGCCGAGCATTCTGCCTCGGCCGAGTTTGAAAATATCAATCGCGAAGCGGTGAAAATCGCCAGAAAGGCGCTTTCCGATTTTGGAGGTAACGATAAATTTATAGCGGGAGATATCGGTCCCACTTCGAAGCTGCCGACCATTTCGCACATATCTTTTCACGATCTCTATGAATCATACCTCAGCCAGGCATCAATAATGATAGATGAAGGGGTCGACCTCATCTATATTGAAACCTGTCAAGACCCGCTGCAGTTCAAGGCCGCGTTGGCGGCATCGCGGGCCGCTCTCGCGAAGTACAAAAAAAACATTCCGATCCTTGTTTCCATCACAATCGAATCCTCTGGGAAGATGCTTCTGGGGACGGAGATAGATGCAGCGCTTTACTGCGCGTCGCCGTATCGGCCATTTGCATTCGGCCTGAATTGCGGCCTCGGCCCTCAGGGAATGAGACAACACCTTGCCGGTTTATCCGAGCGCTCCCCTTTTCATCTGATATGCAAGCCCAACGCAGGGACGCCGGGAAGCGAAGGTGGCAGGGCGATATACAGGATGTCAGCAGCTGACTTTGCCTCGGAGCTGTATGATTATGCGCTGAGATACAAGGTGTCCTTCGTAGGCGGATGCTGTGGAACTACCCCGGATCATATCGCTAAACTTTCGAGCCTTGTGAAAGGTTGCGGCAGATTTTCAGCGAGGCGCAATTACCCTGAGGTTATCGCAGGGGTCTCCAGCCTTTACCGGGCCCTTGACTTTGATCAGGAACCACCCCCTTTCATAGTGGCGGAGCAGACGAATGTTAACGGGTCCAAAAAATTTAGAGAGATGCTGGAGCACGATAATTTCGATGCGATGGTGTCGATGATAGGTGAAGCTGCGGCATCCAGCCACGCGCTTGATATATGTCTTGAGCTGCCGGGCAGAGATGAAGTTCAGGGTTTTTGCAGGCTCGTTCCGCAGGCGGCTTTGAAATCGGAAATCCCCTTCATGATAGATTCCACAAATCCGGATGTTATCGAGGAGGCCCTTTCCAGGATACCTGGCAGATCGATAATCAATTCGATCAATTTGGGAGATGGAGGTGGAAAGGCCTCCCATATTTTAAGTCTTGCTAAAAAATATGGGGCCGCTGTTGTCGCATTGGTCATAGATGAAGATGGGATGGCAACTGATGCCAAGAAAAAAATTGCGGTGGCGCAGAGGCTTGTAAAAATTTGCGAGGATCATGGCCTTGGAAGGGAGTCTCTTTTCATAGACCCGCTGACATTTACCCTGGCCAGCGGAGATGCGGGGCTTGTAAAGTCGGCCAGCGAGACGTTGGCTGCAATTCCGCTTATCAAAAAGAAATTGAAAGGCGTCAGGACGATTCTTGGCGTCAGCAACGTATCCTTTGGGTTGAGGCAGCCTGGCAGAAAATATCTAACCAGTGTATTTCTCTACCGCGCCATCAGGGCTGGTCTCGATGCCGCAATCATAAATCCGTCTGGCATACTTCCTTACGCTTCAATCCCAAAAGAAAAGACAAGGTTGTGCGATTCTTTGATAGACGGAAAAAAGGCGTCTGCGCTTTCTGACTTTATGAAAGGAATGGGCGACGTAGTTCCAAGTGAAGTTGTTTTGCAAGGGACTTCGAAAAAAATCAGCAAAGAGGATCGCCTCAGGGGTAAGATAATTTCCGGAGACAGGTCTGAAATAGTGGAGATAGTCGATGATCTTGTGGCATCCGGAACAGATCCTCAGCATCTGATAGGATCGGTTCTGCTTCCAGCTATGGAGGGAGTAGGCAAAAGGTTCGGTGCAGGTGAGATCCCCCTTCCGTTCGTGCTTCAGTCTGCAGAGGTGATGAAGAAGGCTATAGATGCTGCAACTAAATTTCTATCAGGAAAAACTTTTGAAAAGAAAGGCAAGATCGTTCTGGCGACGGTTATGGGGGATGTCCACGACATAGGTAAAGACCTTGTCGATGCGATTCTCAGCAACAATGGATATGAAGTCATAAATCTAGGCATCAAGCAGCCTGCCTCGGCAATAATGGAGGCTATCGAAAAAAGTGGCGCCGATGCGATAGGTCTCTCCGGCTTGCTCGTCAGTTCTACCGAAATCATGCGCGAAAATCTGGCGGAGTTTCGTAAAAACGGAATTTCCGTCCCCGTCCTATGCGGCGGAGCTGCGCTTAAAAGTTCATTCGTAAACGAGGTACTGGCCCGCGAATACAGCTCCAGAGTCTATTACTGCAAGGATGCATTTGCTGGCTTTGAGGCGATGGAAAAAATTATGGGAAGAAGGTAA